A portion of the Osmia lignaria lignaria isolate PbOS001 chromosome 15, iyOsmLign1, whole genome shotgun sequence genome contains these proteins:
- the LOC117608339 gene encoding beta-1,3-galactosyltransferase 5 isoform X1 produces the protein MHQLLHLRNRPLQTLILGLIALTFYAYYRTTYYDVTQYTVSRNISYSPFREMYKQRANASAEPRMVVPSKNASVESSVAAAAAGSYNSQNTSNVSNSLVTMLSPSSSSSQALSFVNNISIVGSKQSSEKPAARAEKAFNNETKEASTVFNEYSLRAIYEAGHTVPIPESCPNFGKEMDLVIIIMSAPTHLEARMAIRQTWGHFGQRNDIAILFMLGATLDPKVEMILRKEQKTYNNIIRGKFLDSYSNLTLKTISTLEWVDSYCPKVKFLLKTDDDMFINVPRLQAFIMKHAKDKNVIFGRLAKKWKPIRNKKSKYYVSQTQFKHTVFPDFTTGPAYLLSTDIVRKLYDAAFDQTYLKLEDVFVTGIVADKLGIKRTHANEFLNKKISYSACNVQRGISIHMVKYVEQFDLWKKLLDGKSKCK, from the exons ATGCATCAATTGTTACATCTTCGTAATCGGCCGTTGCAAACCCTAATACTAGGATTAATTGCATTGACTTTTTACGCATATTATCGTACTACTTATTACGATGTAACTCAATACACCGTATCTCGGAATATTA GTTATTCTCCGTTTCGAGAAATGTACAAACAGCGAGCAAATGCAAGCGCAGAGCCACGTATGGTTGTCCCGTCAAAGAACGCTTCCGTTGAATCTtcagtagcagcagcagcagctggTTCTTATAATTCGCAAAATACCAGCAACGTTTCAAATTCTCTGGTTACGATGCTGTCGCCGTCTTCTAGTAGTTCTCAAGCTCTGTCTTTCGTTAATAATATATCGATAGTTGGTTCGAAACAAAGCAGCGAAAAGCCTGCAGCGCGAGCGGAAAAGGCTTTCAACAATGAAACGAAAGAAGCCTCGACAGTTTTTAACGAGTACTCTTTACGTGCTATTTACGAAGCTGGTCACACGGTACCGATTCCGGAAAGCTGCCCAAATTTTGGCAAAGAAATGGATCttgttataataataatgtcaGCGCCGACTCATCTCGAGGCTCGAATGGCCATACGACAAACGTGGGGTCACTTTGGTCAGAGGAACGACATTGCGATCTTGTTTATGTTGGGTGCAACTTTAGACCCGAAAGTGGAAATGATTTTAAGGAAAGAACAAAAGACTTACAACAATATAATACGTGGAAAATTTTTAGATTCTTACTCCAACTTGACGCTTAAAACGATATCCACCTTGGAATGGGTGGATAGTTATTGCCCGAAggttaaatttcttttaaaaaccGACGACGATATGTTTATTAACGTTCCGCGTCTACAGGCTTTCATAATGAAACACGCGAAAGACAAGAACGTGATATTTGGTAGATTGGCTAAAAAGTGGAAaccaattagaaataaaaaaagcaaATATTATGTTTCTCAAACGCAGTTCAAACATACCGTTTTTCCAGATTTCACCACTGGTCCGGCTTATCTATTGTCTACCGACATCGTTCGCAAATTGTACGACGCTGCATTCGATCAAACGTACCTCAAGCTTGAAGACGTTTTTGTCACCGGTATCGTTGCCGACAAACTAGGAATTAAGAGGACGCATGCCaacgaatttttaaataaaaaaatatcgtacagcGCATGCAACGTGCAACGTGGTATCAGCATTCATATGGTCAAGTATGTTGAACAGTTTGATCTTTGGAAGAAATTACTGGACGGAAAGAGCAAATGTAAATGA
- the LOC117608339 gene encoding beta-1,3-galactosyltransferase 5 isoform X2: MHQLLHLRNRPLQTLILGLIALTFYAYYRTTYYDVTQYTVSRNISYSPFREMYKQRANASAEPRMVVPSKNASVESSVAAAAAGSYNSQNTSNVSNSLVTMLSPSSSSSQALSFVNNISIVGSKQSSEKPAARAEKAFNNETKEASTVFNEYSLRAIYEAGHTVPIPESCPNFGKEMDLVIIIMSAPTHLEARMAIRQTWGHFGQRNDIAILFMLGATLDPKVEMILRKEQKTYNNIIRGKFLDSYSNLTLKTISTLEWVDSYCPKVKFLLKTDDDMFINVPRLQAFIMKHAKDKNVIFDFTTGPAYLLSTDIVRKLYDAAFDQTYLKLEDVFVTGIVADKLGIKRTHANEFLNKKISYSACNVQRGISIHMVKYVEQFDLWKKLLDGKSKCK, from the exons ATGCATCAATTGTTACATCTTCGTAATCGGCCGTTGCAAACCCTAATACTAGGATTAATTGCATTGACTTTTTACGCATATTATCGTACTACTTATTACGATGTAACTCAATACACCGTATCTCGGAATATTA GTTATTCTCCGTTTCGAGAAATGTACAAACAGCGAGCAAATGCAAGCGCAGAGCCACGTATGGTTGTCCCGTCAAAGAACGCTTCCGTTGAATCTtcagtagcagcagcagcagctggTTCTTATAATTCGCAAAATACCAGCAACGTTTCAAATTCTCTGGTTACGATGCTGTCGCCGTCTTCTAGTAGTTCTCAAGCTCTGTCTTTCGTTAATAATATATCGATAGTTGGTTCGAAACAAAGCAGCGAAAAGCCTGCAGCGCGAGCGGAAAAGGCTTTCAACAATGAAACGAAAGAAGCCTCGACAGTTTTTAACGAGTACTCTTTACGTGCTATTTACGAAGCTGGTCACACGGTACCGATTCCGGAAAGCTGCCCAAATTTTGGCAAAGAAATGGATCttgttataataataatgtcaGCGCCGACTCATCTCGAGGCTCGAATGGCCATACGACAAACGTGGGGTCACTTTGGTCAGAGGAACGACATTGCGATCTTGTTTATGTTGGGTGCAACTTTAGACCCGAAAGTGGAAATGATTTTAAGGAAAGAACAAAAGACTTACAACAATATAATACGTGGAAAATTTTTAGATTCTTACTCCAACTTGACGCTTAAAACGATATCCACCTTGGAATGGGTGGATAGTTATTGCCCGAAggttaaatttcttttaaaaaccGACGACGATATGTTTATTAACGTTCCGCGTCTACAGGCTTTCATAATGAAACACGCGAAAGACAAGAACGTGATATTTG ATTTCACCACTGGTCCGGCTTATCTATTGTCTACCGACATCGTTCGCAAATTGTACGACGCTGCATTCGATCAAACGTACCTCAAGCTTGAAGACGTTTTTGTCACCGGTATCGTTGCCGACAAACTAGGAATTAAGAGGACGCATGCCaacgaatttttaaataaaaaaatatcgtacagcGCATGCAACGTGCAACGTGGTATCAGCATTCATATGGTCAAGTATGTTGAACAGTTTGATCTTTGGAAGAAATTACTGGACGGAAAGAGCAAATGTAAATGA